One Desulfobulbus oligotrophicus DNA segment encodes these proteins:
- a CDS encoding glycosyltransferase family 2 protein, which produces MTRFDASTADTSMVKDELSSQVAILLCTYQGQAYLAEQLDSFTGQTYNNWRVWASDDNSQDNTAAILQAYQQKWLPGSLTICCGPNQGFVANFLSLTCNVKIKADYYAYADQDDIWEPDKLEGAVQWLKTIPADIPALYCSRTRLVDARNNEIGFSPLFSKPPSFANALTQNIASGNTMVFNNAARSLLYEAGEKIPVVIHDWWVYMVVTGCGGHVFYDPTPTLRYRQHDSNLIGMNATLAARYNRLRSYWQGSFQDWSDRNIKCLQRLRHRITPKNLEILEQFTKARTMPLFQRLIHLKKSGIYRQTLSDNLGLIAATIFKKI; this is translated from the coding sequence ATGACAAGATTTGATGCATCAACAGCAGACACTTCAATGGTTAAGGATGAATTATCGTCCCAGGTTGCTATTTTACTCTGTACGTACCAGGGACAGGCCTATCTGGCTGAACAACTGGATTCTTTTACTGGGCAAACCTACAACAATTGGCGAGTGTGGGCATCTGATGATAACTCTCAGGATAACACTGCTGCAATTCTTCAAGCCTACCAACAGAAGTGGTTACCCGGAAGCCTCACCATCTGTTGTGGGCCAAATCAAGGATTTGTTGCAAACTTTTTGTCACTAACCTGTAATGTTAAAATCAAAGCTGATTACTATGCCTATGCCGATCAGGACGATATCTGGGAACCAGATAAGCTTGAAGGTGCAGTACAGTGGCTGAAGACCATTCCGGCAGACATACCCGCCCTGTACTGTTCGCGAACCCGATTGGTTGATGCCCGCAATAATGAAATCGGTTTTTCGCCACTTTTTTCAAAACCTCCGAGCTTTGCCAATGCCCTTACGCAAAACATTGCCAGTGGCAACACCATGGTCTTCAACAATGCAGCCCGCAGCCTTCTTTATGAGGCAGGAGAAAAAATCCCTGTCGTTATTCATGACTGGTGGGTGTATATGGTGGTCACTGGGTGCGGTGGCCATGTCTTTTACGACCCCACGCCAACCTTACGTTACCGCCAGCATGACAGTAACCTGATCGGTATGAACGCCACCTTGGCAGCCCGTTACAATCGTCTTCGTTCTTACTGGCAAGGCAGTTTTCAAGACTGGAGTGATCGTAACATCAAATGCTTACAGAGATTACGTCATAGAATAACCCCGAAAAACCTAGAGATCCTGGAGCAATTTACAAAGGCGCGCACCATGCCCCTTTTTCAACGTCTCATACATCTCAAAAAAAGTGGTATTTATCGACAAACCCTGAGCGATAATCTGGGATTAATCGCAGCCACAATTTTTAAAAAAATATGA
- a CDS encoding ABC transporter permease codes for MYDFSTSPKALITSLWQYRELIIASTKREVLGRYRGSVLGLLWSFFIPLFMLAVYTFVFSVVFQARWGAESESRTEFALVLFAGLIVFHLFSDCINRAPGLILSNVNYVKKVVFPLETLPFISLLAALFHTLISLLVWLVAYVLLYGVPHVTVLLLPVVIFPYTLFILGLSWTLASLGVFLRDVSQLVGVLTTVLLFMSAIFFPVSALPENYRLVLYLNPLVWFIKMTRDVLFWGNFPELWPLTLCWLTSSLVAWLGFAWFQKTRKGFADVL; via the coding sequence ATGTATGATTTTTCAACAAGCCCCAAGGCGCTGATAACCAGTCTCTGGCAGTATCGAGAACTGATCATAGCCTCGACCAAACGAGAAGTGCTCGGTCGCTACCGTGGATCTGTCCTGGGGCTGCTCTGGTCATTTTTCATCCCCTTATTTATGTTGGCAGTCTACACCTTTGTGTTCAGTGTTGTATTTCAAGCTCGCTGGGGAGCAGAAAGCGAATCCAGAACCGAATTTGCCCTGGTGTTATTTGCCGGCCTGATCGTGTTCCACCTGTTCAGTGACTGTATAAACCGGGCACCAGGCCTGATTCTCAGCAATGTCAACTATGTTAAAAAAGTGGTTTTCCCTCTAGAAACTTTACCTTTTATCAGTTTACTGGCGGCCCTTTTCCATACTCTAATCAGCCTGCTGGTGTGGTTGGTGGCCTATGTTCTGCTCTATGGCGTGCCCCATGTCACTGTACTGCTGTTGCCGGTTGTGATCTTTCCCTACACCCTGTTCATTCTGGGACTAAGTTGGACTTTAGCATCACTTGGTGTTTTTTTGCGGGATGTTTCGCAGTTGGTTGGCGTACTTACCACCGTGCTTTTATTCATGAGCGCAATTTTTTTCCCAGTCAGTGCCCTGCCGGAAAACTACCGTTTGGTTTTATATTTGAACCCTCTTGTCTGGTTTATAAAAATGACTCGAGATGTTCTTTTTTGGGGTAATTTCCCGGAATTGTGGCCATTAACTTTATGCTGGTTGACCAGCAGTCTAGTGGCTTGGCTAGGTTTTGCCTGGTTTCAGAAAACACGAAAGGGGTTTGCCGATGTCCTCTGA
- a CDS encoding ABC transporter ATP-binding protein yields the protein MSSEIAIKVENLSKCYQIYNTPRDRLKQFILPRIQHVVGKQPQQYYREFWALKDISFEVKKGETVGIIGRNGSGKSTLLQLICGTLYPTSGLVQTHGRIAALLELGSGFNPEFSGRENVYMSCALLGLKKDEIDRRFDDIAAFADIGDFIEQPAKSYSSGMFVRLAFAVNVISSPDIMVVDEALAVGDMNFQAKCMTALTRFQENGGTVLFVSHDVGAVKSLCKQAVYLEHGKVVSTGPAPEVAERYVRTMREEISQEVRKFVRVSSGFSQDQAHEPSSSVVNEKDQPGTDNLIDTRMAEHSFKRSEEFDRRAAAMRYGSGGVHITYVELLDLEGNPLQLVSFNQEVRIVIYVESECEKEISVNFNILDDKKINLVAGNFLLAERDFLIVKSGSRYRIEYSLCLPIQDGIYSLCALISTPIKRGVSVDYLDVVSDAVIFNVDRWDVAKIWSKVFIPVNLRIGHFPDNRP from the coding sequence ATGTCCTCTGAAATCGCCATTAAGGTTGAAAACCTTAGTAAATGTTACCAGATTTACAATACTCCGCGTGACCGGCTCAAACAATTCATCCTTCCCCGAATCCAACACGTAGTAGGAAAACAACCTCAACAATACTACCGAGAGTTCTGGGCACTGAAGGATATCTCGTTCGAGGTTAAAAAAGGTGAAACAGTCGGCATCATCGGCCGCAACGGCAGTGGTAAGTCCACCTTGTTACAACTGATCTGCGGCACCTTATATCCCACCAGCGGTCTTGTTCAGACCCATGGACGCATTGCAGCGTTGTTAGAGCTTGGTTCCGGATTTAACCCGGAGTTCAGTGGCCGTGAGAACGTCTACATGAGCTGCGCCCTGCTCGGTCTAAAGAAGGACGAAATCGACAGACGATTCGATGATATTGCCGCTTTTGCCGACATTGGCGATTTCATCGAGCAGCCGGCAAAAAGCTACTCAAGCGGCATGTTCGTGCGCTTAGCCTTTGCGGTTAATGTCATTTCCTCTCCAGACATCATGGTTGTGGATGAGGCACTTGCCGTTGGCGACATGAATTTCCAGGCCAAGTGCATGACCGCGCTTACTCGTTTTCAGGAAAATGGAGGAACGGTCCTGTTCGTCAGCCATGATGTGGGCGCGGTCAAAAGCTTATGCAAACAAGCGGTATATCTGGAACACGGCAAAGTCGTCAGCACCGGACCTGCACCAGAAGTAGCAGAACGATATGTACGCACCATGCGGGAAGAGATAAGTCAGGAGGTTCGCAAGTTTGTACGGGTATCCAGCGGATTTTCTCAAGATCAAGCCCATGAACCTTCTTCATCGGTGGTGAATGAGAAGGACCAACCTGGGACAGATAATCTGATCGATACCAGAATGGCCGAGCATTCTTTCAAACGATCAGAAGAGTTTGACCGTCGTGCCGCAGCAATGCGATACGGCTCGGGTGGTGTCCATATCACTTACGTTGAACTTCTGGACCTTGAGGGTAACCCACTGCAACTCGTCAGCTTCAACCAGGAAGTCAGAATTGTTATCTATGTCGAGTCAGAATGTGAAAAGGAAATATCTGTTAACTTCAACATACTTGATGATAAAAAAATCAACCTGGTTGCTGGCAACTTTCTGTTAGCTGAGCGTGACTTCCTGATTGTTAAGTCAGGGAGTCGCTATCGTATCGAATACAGCCTGTGTCTTCCGATACAAGACGGCATTTATAGCCTCTGCGCCCTTATCTCAACCCCCATAAAACGAGGTGTTAGCGTAGACTACTTAGATGTTGTAAGTGATGCTGTGATCTTTAATGTTGATCGCTGGGATGTAGCGAAAATCTGGTCAAAGGTATTCATCCCAGTCAACCTGAGAATAGGTCACTTCCCTGATAACAGACCTTAA
- a CDS encoding IS630 family transposase, producing MARKHEKFTITDEQRQDLEALLRSPKTAQDLASRAKIILLTASGKTAEDLIVELGTTFRTIYRWRKRFKEYGIHGLVDRPRSGQPKKLTDATVKEVLRMTVECIPHEATHWSVRLMAKAAKVTTWQVRQIWNAADLKPHRLKNFKISNDPNFAEKVIDIVGLYMNPPENAAVFSVDEKTQIQALDRTQPMLPMRPGQIERRTHDYKRNGTTNLYAAFDILTGQVLGRTTKRHRAKEFLDFLRQLNRAVPAEVALHVILDNSSTHKTADVMQWLKAHPRFTFHFTPTSASWLNAVESWFGQLERRAIHRGVFTSVKDLRDEIHRFIKQHNNRSAKPFTWTKTAAVILEKVSKLKDDTNQTGH from the coding sequence ATGGCACGCAAACACGAGAAATTTACGATAACAGACGAACAACGCCAAGACCTTGAGGCGTTGTTGCGCTCACCGAAAACAGCCCAAGATCTGGCATCTCGGGCCAAGATTATCCTCTTAACGGCATCAGGTAAAACTGCCGAGGATTTGATTGTCGAATTAGGGACAACTTTTCGCACAATCTATCGATGGAGGAAACGATTTAAAGAGTATGGCATCCACGGGCTTGTCGATCGTCCTCGTAGCGGCCAGCCAAAAAAACTGACCGATGCAACGGTCAAAGAAGTTTTGCGGATGACAGTTGAGTGCATTCCTCATGAGGCAACCCATTGGAGTGTTCGCCTTATGGCCAAAGCCGCCAAGGTCACCACGTGGCAGGTGCGACAGATATGGAATGCAGCCGATTTAAAACCGCATCGGCTTAAAAATTTCAAAATCAGCAATGATCCGAATTTTGCTGAGAAAGTAATCGATATTGTTGGCCTGTACATGAATCCACCTGAAAATGCGGCTGTGTTTTCCGTTGATGAGAAAACGCAGATTCAAGCGTTGGATCGTACCCAGCCAATGTTGCCCATGCGGCCCGGCCAGATTGAGCGTCGCACGCATGATTACAAACGAAATGGCACCACCAATTTATACGCTGCCTTCGACATTTTAACCGGACAAGTGCTTGGCCGAACAACCAAAAGGCATCGAGCCAAGGAGTTTCTCGACTTCTTGCGGCAGTTGAATAGGGCCGTTCCAGCCGAGGTTGCCCTCCATGTCATACTGGACAACAGCAGTACCCATAAAACGGCAGATGTGATGCAATGGCTCAAGGCCCACCCTCGGTTTACGTTCCATTTCACACCAACCAGTGCATCATGGCTGAATGCGGTTGAAAGCTGGTTCGGCCAACTGGAGCGCAGAGCCATCCACCGAGGGGTGTTTACAAGTGTCAAAGATCTCAGAGATGAAATCCACCGCTTCATCAAGCAGCACAATAACAGATCGGCCAAGCCATTCACATGGACAAAGACTGCAGCGGTGATACTTGAAAAGGTCTCAAAATTAAAAGACGACACTAACCAAACAGGACACTAG
- a CDS encoding sulfotransferase family protein, with protein sequence MKSHWPIPDKLSLDKHARLAFVIGTGRCGTTMLAQILNAHSRICVPHELQLIFGYSGNGPRLYEYFATAETQTWQAPEFIKVVGNLCPHQFEKFFDYQEFFNAREYPEKDLSLLLSDLYSATAKSKGKNFFLEQTPWYGQRLDLMNKLFPEAKFIHIIRDGRDVALSFARTPWWHDSSADNLERWGNEVSKIADDAKKILETHQYLEIKYEEFVLAPEVHTSRMLNFLGFSFEDGMLLPEKLIDYSVYRKMKMDSHMSSEFNKWNKQKKKAVFADNVFGWKRSNPEMFNDMSGQTRAALRRFGYEA encoded by the coding sequence ATGAAAAGCCATTGGCCAATACCTGACAAGTTATCTTTGGACAAGCATGCACGATTGGCATTCGTGATTGGTACCGGGCGTTGCGGTACTACCATGCTCGCTCAAATCCTGAATGCGCATTCACGAATTTGTGTGCCTCACGAATTACAGCTTATATTCGGCTACAGTGGCAATGGTCCACGACTTTATGAGTACTTTGCAACAGCAGAAACGCAGACATGGCAGGCACCTGAGTTTATAAAGGTTGTGGGTAATTTGTGTCCGCATCAGTTTGAAAAATTCTTCGACTATCAGGAGTTTTTCAACGCTCGAGAATATCCGGAAAAAGATCTTAGCCTGCTGCTGTCAGATCTGTACTCTGCCACTGCCAAGAGCAAAGGAAAGAATTTTTTTCTGGAACAGACACCATGGTATGGACAGCGGCTTGATCTCATGAACAAGCTTTTTCCTGAAGCCAAATTCATTCATATAATTCGCGATGGGCGGGATGTTGCTCTTTCTTTTGCACGCACACCCTGGTGGCACGACTCTTCAGCAGATAACCTTGAACGTTGGGGAAATGAGGTGTCAAAAATTGCAGACGATGCAAAAAAAATTCTGGAAACACATCAATATTTAGAAATCAAATATGAGGAATTTGTGCTTGCCCCAGAAGTCCATACTTCCCGTATGTTAAACTTTTTAGGTTTTTCCTTCGAAGACGGGATGCTGTTACCTGAAAAATTAATCGATTATTCGGTCTACCGAAAAATGAAGATGGATAGCCACATGTCCAGCGAGTTCAACAAGTGGAACAAGCAGAAGAAAAAAGCGGTATTTGCTGATAACGTTTTCGGCTGGAAACGCTCAAACCCTGAAATGTTTAACGATATGTCGGGTCAAACGCGAGCAGCCCTTAGACGTTTCGGATACGAGGCCTAA
- a CDS encoding DegT/DnrJ/EryC1/StrS family aminotransferase produces the protein MIPVTKTTLPDFDDFASHLKDVWHTAVLTNNGPLVKHLSAALAETLGVEHIQLVSNGTLAIQLAIKALDLRGEIITTPYSYVATTNAILWEGCTPVFVDVAPQSFCIDANLIEAAITKKTTAILATHVYGYPCDVVRIQEIANRHNLKVIYDAAHAFGVRLNEESLLRHGDCSTLSFHATKLFHTAEGGAVVCRDEKVAKRVFLMSKFGHVGEDEYLDLGINAKMSELHAAMGLAVLPKVDEIIAARCERSGWYDRYLADLKLQRPGVVNGLEYNYAYYPVVFNTHESMMAARKLLQAHNIFPRRYFHPSLNTLPFLHKNLQKPCPVSESLSQRVLALPLYVTLTRQEVNMISSCIKNAITV, from the coding sequence ATGATTCCCGTCACTAAAACTACCCTTCCCGACTTTGATGACTTTGCAAGTCACTTGAAAGATGTTTGGCATACCGCTGTTCTTACCAACAACGGCCCTCTTGTTAAACATCTGTCAGCAGCACTGGCTGAAACTCTTGGCGTCGAGCACATTCAGCTCGTAAGCAATGGCACTCTGGCTATTCAGCTGGCCATCAAGGCCCTGGATCTCCGAGGCGAAATCATTACCACGCCATACAGTTACGTGGCCACAACCAATGCCATACTTTGGGAAGGCTGCACACCGGTGTTCGTGGATGTTGCTCCCCAATCATTTTGCATTGATGCAAATCTGATTGAAGCAGCAATTACAAAAAAAACAACCGCCATCCTGGCTACTCATGTTTACGGTTATCCTTGCGATGTTGTACGCATTCAAGAAATAGCAAATCGTCATAACCTTAAAGTAATCTATGACGCTGCCCATGCTTTTGGTGTGCGTTTGAATGAAGAATCATTGTTGAGACACGGCGACTGTAGTACTTTGAGCTTCCATGCAACTAAGCTTTTCCATACAGCTGAGGGCGGAGCCGTCGTTTGCCGTGATGAAAAAGTGGCTAAACGGGTTTTTCTTATGAGCAAGTTCGGACACGTGGGCGAGGATGAGTACCTCGACCTTGGCATCAATGCCAAGATGTCCGAACTGCACGCCGCTATGGGTTTAGCCGTTTTACCAAAGGTTGATGAGATCATTGCCGCACGTTGTGAACGCTCTGGCTGGTATGACAGATACCTGGCAGATTTGAAGCTGCAGCGCCCTGGGGTTGTTAATGGCCTGGAGTATAATTACGCGTATTATCCTGTTGTTTTCAACACCCATGAATCTATGATGGCTGCTCGAAAACTCTTGCAGGCCCACAACATATTCCCAAGAAGATATTTCCACCCCTCTCTGAACACACTACCTTTTTTACATAAAAATTTGCAAAAACCATGTCCAGTTTCAGAATCACTGTCTCAACGTGTGCTGGCTCTCCCCCTTTACGTAACACTTACCCGGCAGGAAGTTAACATGATCTCAAGTTGCATTAAAAATGCAATTACTGTTTAA
- a CDS encoding WbqC family protein: protein MKLAIMQPYLFPYLGYFQLIKAVDMFVIYDDVQYIKRGWINRNHIFSQNGKQRITLQVLGGSLNSLINQVKVGSNGEKLLKTLQHNYSKSPYFKDIFPLLERILLQKEKNLVHFLDYALKQTCEYLNVHPKWYFSSSLTKDNTLQGQDKILSICKTLGVNEYINLPGGRGLYNHEKFHQKDLRLSFIQPRAVEYQQFNTSFIPNLSIIDVMMFNSQKQCGRFLKEYDVN from the coding sequence TTGAAGCTGGCAATCATGCAGCCTTACCTGTTTCCTTACCTGGGTTATTTTCAACTTATAAAAGCTGTGGATATGTTCGTTATTTATGATGACGTACAGTATATAAAAAGAGGATGGATTAATCGTAACCATATCTTTTCACAAAACGGTAAACAACGTATTACGCTGCAAGTGCTAGGTGGCAGTTTAAACTCTCTGATTAATCAGGTTAAGGTGGGCAGCAACGGAGAAAAATTATTAAAAACACTTCAACATAACTACAGTAAATCACCATATTTTAAAGATATATTTCCCCTGCTGGAACGAATTTTACTGCAAAAAGAAAAAAATTTAGTTCATTTTTTGGACTATGCCTTAAAACAGACCTGTGAATATTTGAATGTACATCCGAAATGGTATTTTTCTTCATCCTTAACAAAAGACAATACATTACAAGGACAGGACAAAATTCTTTCTATCTGTAAGACTTTAGGAGTTAATGAATATATCAATCTACCTGGTGGACGAGGTCTGTATAATCATGAAAAATTCCACCAAAAAGACCTGCGACTATCATTTATTCAACCACGAGCTGTTGAATATCAACAATTCAATACATCTTTCATACCAAATCTTTCTATTATTGATGTAATGATGTTCAATAGTCAGAAACAGTGCGGTCGATTTTTAAAGGAATACGATGTCAACTGA
- a CDS encoding sulfotransferase has translation MSTETRSKKFQKNEDLEFLLRELGKDLQPTENQLVHHYLDKSLPYPLILIMGPLRSGTTLFLQWLANTGLIAYPTNLLSRFYQSPIIGAKIQLLLTDPQYNFRDELGEFAHQTAYRSENGKTKGVLAPNEFWYFWRRFLAEPDRDVWTDEELLQTVDTQNMLAELTGLMTVFQKPFAAKGMLFNYNIPFMNSILNKVLFVHITRDEHANAVSVLEARKRQFDDKRKWYSFNIPEKTELMQLAPFEQALGQVRAINKAVKSGLTKVAESRKMTVQYEEFCDCPKKYFEILMSKIEMPETPYQGKTYFKATRLKTDNSTISIS, from the coding sequence ATGTCAACTGAAACACGATCAAAAAAATTTCAAAAAAACGAAGATCTAGAGTTTCTTCTTCGGGAACTGGGTAAAGATTTACAACCAACTGAAAACCAACTTGTTCATCATTATCTGGATAAATCTCTGCCATACCCTCTTATCCTGATAATGGGTCCATTACGCAGTGGCACCACCCTGTTTCTCCAGTGGCTTGCCAATACCGGTCTCATTGCTTACCCCACCAACCTGCTATCGCGATTTTATCAGTCACCCATTATTGGTGCAAAAATACAGCTTCTGTTGACTGATCCACAATACAACTTTCGCGACGAGTTGGGAGAATTTGCCCATCAGACTGCGTACAGATCCGAGAACGGTAAGACTAAAGGTGTACTCGCTCCGAATGAGTTCTGGTACTTTTGGCGGCGGTTTCTGGCCGAACCGGACCGCGATGTGTGGACGGATGAAGAGTTGCTGCAAACTGTGGACACACAAAATATGCTGGCTGAGTTAACCGGGTTGATGACTGTATTTCAAAAACCCTTTGCAGCCAAAGGGATGCTGTTTAATTACAATATTCCTTTTATGAACTCTATTTTAAACAAGGTGTTGTTCGTTCATATTACAAGAGATGAGCATGCTAATGCAGTCTCGGTACTTGAAGCGCGTAAACGCCAATTTGATGATAAGAGAAAATGGTATTCTTTTAATATTCCGGAAAAAACAGAACTGATGCAACTTGCACCATTTGAACAGGCCTTAGGCCAGGTTCGCGCTATTAATAAGGCAGTTAAGTCAGGGTTAACAAAGGTTGCTGAATCCAGAAAAATGACTGTTCAATACGAAGAGTTTTGCGATTGTCCCAAAAAATATTTTGAGATACTCATGTCTAAAATAGAGATGCCAGAAACTCCCTATCAGGGGAAAACCTACTTTAAAGCAACCCGGCTGAAAACAGATAACTCAACAATCAGCATATCTTAA
- a CDS encoding glycosyltransferase has protein sequence MTSTPRISVILTSFNHALFLREAIDSVLNQTFQDFELIIWDDASKDNSWDIIQSYNDPRIKSFRNDEQRRGVYGLNKAISEVALGEFIAIHHSDDVWEEKKLEKQFDIFTQCPDIGAVFTWVQIIDENGYKLDLDWFNRPYNRWQLLRELFSGENHLNHPSALVRKSCYDSVGLYKFGLAQTADAEMWSRLLLQHNAAVVEERLVKHRFFSDGSNTSSLSNNNKIRAQNEWYILRCNFLNCKKFEDLLQIFPEISEVCSEKDFSIVRALAYVSLTPNMPRSAWGFGINILYHEITNTVHSSALCNKYDYRNLLIESGLFDVYSILPDTKTNNLKKHIDEQNEQIDLQEKYIDTLVQSRSWRWTKPLRLIEQHTQQIIQQLRDVLNAKRDRNI, from the coding sequence ATGACTTCGACACCAAGAATATCCGTTATTTTAACATCATTCAATCATGCTTTATTTTTGCGTGAAGCCATTGACAGTGTTTTAAACCAAACGTTTCAAGACTTTGAACTCATCATCTGGGACGATGCCTCTAAAGACAACTCCTGGGATATTATTCAAAGCTACAATGATCCACGTATCAAATCTTTTCGTAACGATGAACAAAGACGAGGTGTTTACGGGCTTAACAAAGCAATTTCCGAAGTGGCCTTAGGTGAATTCATTGCCATTCACCATTCAGATGATGTTTGGGAAGAAAAAAAACTTGAGAAACAATTTGATATTTTTACACAATGTCCAGATATAGGAGCTGTTTTTACCTGGGTACAAATTATTGATGAAAACGGGTACAAACTAGACCTTGACTGGTTTAATCGACCATACAATCGATGGCAGCTGCTTAGAGAACTTTTTTCAGGTGAAAATCATCTGAATCATCCAAGTGCCCTTGTACGGAAGAGTTGTTATGACAGTGTGGGGCTTTACAAATTTGGCCTTGCACAAACTGCTGATGCTGAGATGTGGTCTCGTTTACTCCTGCAGCACAATGCTGCGGTTGTAGAGGAAAGACTGGTCAAACACAGATTTTTTTCGGATGGTTCGAATACGAGCAGCTTATCAAACAACAATAAAATTCGTGCTCAAAATGAATGGTATATACTGCGATGCAACTTTTTGAATTGTAAGAAATTCGAGGACCTGCTCCAAATTTTTCCAGAAATCTCTGAGGTATGTAGCGAGAAGGACTTTTCAATTGTCAGGGCGTTAGCATACGTCTCATTGACCCCTAATATGCCACGAAGTGCTTGGGGATTTGGCATCAACATCTTATATCATGAGATAACAAACACTGTGCACAGTTCGGCCCTATGCAATAAATATGATTATAGAAATCTGTTAATAGAAAGTGGACTATTTGATGTATACAGCATCTTACCAGACACTAAAACCAACAACCTAAAGAAACACATTGATGAACAAAACGAACAGATTGATTTACAGGAAAAATACATTGATACTCTGGTACAATCTCGGTCATGGAGATGGACAAAACCATTGCGCCTCATTGAACAACACACACAACAAATTATTCAGCAGTTACGTGATGTATTAAATGCTAAACGTGATCGAAATATCTAA